The following are from one region of the Hydrogenimonas sp. SS33 genome:
- the glgP gene encoding alpha-glucan family phosphorylase: MSIQGTDPSANIAIPELPDALSGLGEIALNLWWTWNPAGKNLFRKLNPYLWKESGQNPIEMLRNLSPRQLETVARNESFMREYRYVHALFKEYMRDKTVYTEEEPLPIAYFCAEYGLHHSLPIYSGGLGFLAGDILKESSDMGLPMVGVGFMYPQGYVRQVIGSDGWQNGANETVDKDTAPIERVLDGKGEHFMIQVPFIDPPVYATVWKVNVGRVTLYLLDTDIDKNDPWDRQISSHLYTPDLNQRLRQQIVLGIGGYKVLEDLGIEYSILHLNEGHPAFALFERVRAFIENEGMALDDAIERVRQSSIFTTHTPLQAATDVYGFDMMSHYFSDYWKRLGMDKERFMNFGINPDKPGAGFNMTVFGFNLCAHRNAVSRKHRDVTRRIWHTLFEKEGRDNPIDYVTNGVHLPTWLGDELRAQLDGVLGENWVEHQDNIDLWSRVEELDDETVWNLHYAYKVRMVNFIRERVRRKWADEGIDPLVAMAEGVMLDPDVLTIGFARRMTSYKRPDLILHDLERLERIINNFAMPVQIVFAGKAHPADNPGKKILQRIFKTAQDPRFRGRIAFVEDYGENVAKYLVRGCDIWLNNPLLPMEACGTSGMKASVNATLHCSTKDGWWPEGFDGKNGWSIGGETSDDAADATALYDTLEKEIVPLYYTLDDRNLPAGWIRMMKHTIRSISPQFGGRRMMKDYLGKFYLPISAYLQQSDKKAGGGR, encoded by the coding sequence ATGAGTATACAGGGAACCGACCCTTCGGCCAACATAGCCATCCCCGAGCTTCCCGACGCATTGTCGGGGCTGGGGGAGATCGCCCTCAACCTCTGGTGGACCTGGAACCCGGCAGGGAAGAACCTCTTCAGGAAACTGAACCCCTACCTCTGGAAGGAGAGTGGGCAGAACCCCATCGAAATGCTCAGGAACCTCTCCCCGCGGCAGCTGGAGACCGTCGCCCGCAACGAGAGTTTCATGCGGGAGTACCGCTACGTCCATGCCCTCTTCAAAGAGTATATGCGGGACAAGACGGTCTATACGGAAGAGGAGCCCCTGCCCATTGCCTACTTCTGCGCCGAGTACGGGCTGCACCATTCCCTTCCCATCTACTCCGGCGGCCTGGGGTTCCTGGCGGGAGACATCCTCAAAGAGTCGAGCGACATGGGGCTGCCCATGGTGGGGGTGGGCTTCATGTATCCCCAGGGATATGTGCGCCAGGTCATCGGCAGCGACGGATGGCAGAACGGCGCCAACGAGACGGTGGACAAGGATACCGCCCCCATCGAACGGGTCCTGGACGGGAAGGGGGAGCATTTCATGATCCAGGTACCCTTCATCGACCCGCCGGTCTACGCCACGGTCTGGAAGGTCAACGTGGGGCGGGTGACCCTCTACCTGCTCGATACCGACATCGACAAAAACGACCCGTGGGACAGGCAGATCTCCTCCCACCTCTACACCCCCGACCTGAACCAGCGGCTGCGCCAGCAGATCGTGCTGGGCATCGGCGGTTACAAGGTGCTGGAGGATCTGGGTATCGAATACTCCATTCTCCATCTCAACGAAGGGCATCCCGCCTTCGCCCTTTTCGAAAGGGTCCGCGCCTTCATCGAAAACGAAGGAATGGCTCTCGACGACGCCATCGAACGGGTCAGGCAGAGCTCCATCTTCACGACCCACACCCCCCTGCAGGCGGCGACGGATGTCTACGGCTTCGACATGATGAGCCACTACTTCTCCGACTACTGGAAACGGCTGGGCATGGACAAAGAGCGCTTCATGAATTTCGGCATCAACCCCGACAAACCGGGGGCCGGTTTCAACATGACCGTCTTCGGTTTCAACCTCTGCGCCCACCGGAACGCCGTCAGCCGCAAACACCGCGACGTCACGCGCCGGATATGGCATACGCTGTTCGAGAAGGAGGGGCGTGACAATCCCATCGACTACGTCACCAACGGCGTCCATCTGCCCACCTGGCTGGGGGATGAACTGCGGGCGCAGCTCGACGGTGTGCTTGGGGAGAACTGGGTCGAACACCAGGACAATATCGACCTCTGGTCCCGGGTGGAGGAGCTCGACGACGAGACGGTCTGGAATCTCCACTATGCCTACAAGGTACGGATGGTCAACTTCATCCGCGAGCGGGTGCGGCGCAAATGGGCCGACGAGGGCATCGACCCCCTCGTCGCGATGGCGGAAGGGGTGATGCTCGACCCCGACGTTCTGACCATCGGTTTCGCACGGCGGATGACCTCCTACAAGCGTCCCGACCTGATCCTTCACGATTTGGAGCGCCTGGAAAGGATCATCAACAATTTCGCGATGCCGGTGCAGATTGTCTTCGCCGGCAAGGCGCACCCGGCGGACAATCCGGGCAAGAAGATTCTGCAACGTATCTTCAAGACGGCGCAGGACCCCAGGTTTCGGGGGCGCATCGCCTTTGTGGAGGATTACGGGGAGAATGTGGCCAAATACCTGGTGCGCGGCTGCGACATATGGCTCAACAATCCGCTGCTACCCATGGAAGCGTGCGGCACCAGCGGCATGAAAGCCTCTGTCAACGCCACGCTGCACTGCTCCACGAAAGACGGGTGGTGGCCCGAAGGGTTCGACGGCAAAAACGGCTGGTCCATCGGCGGTGAGACCTCCGACGACGCAGCCGATGCCACGGCCCTCTACGACACCCTCGAAAAGGAGATCGTGCCACTCTACTATACCCTCGACGACCGGAACCTGCCCGCCGGATGGATTCGGATGATGAAGCACACCATCCGCAGCATATCGCCGCAATTCGGCGGCCGAAGAATGATGAAAGACTACCTTGGAAAATTCTACCTGCCCATCTCCGCCTACCTGCAGCAGTCGGACAAAAAAGCGGGCGGGGGCCGGTAA
- the eno gene encoding phosphopyruvate hydratase, producing the protein MSQSDIRSVRALEVLDSRGNPTVRVFVTLQDGTKVSASVPSGASTGEYEAVELRDGDPNRYGGKGVRKACANVNEIIAPELIGIDATEQAMIDRLMIELDGTENKARLGANAILGVSMAVARAAAQSHGVELYRYLGGAEARRLPVPCMNILNGGEHADNSVDFQEFMAVPLGAPSFSEGLRYVAETFHTLKKILESKGYATSVGDEGGFAPNLGSNEEAIELILEAVEKAGYVPGEDIAIAIDSAATSFSTDKKGHYNLKWSGGGEMTSDDLIALAEKWVAKYPIVLWEDPLAEEDWEGFAKFTKALGDKIEVVGDDIFVTNTKFIRRGIEEHTANASLIKLNQIGSVTETVDAVTLCLEHGWRAFLSHRSGETADTFLADFAVAMGSGHLKSGSASRSERLAKYNRLLEIEDDLQSNAKYYWK; encoded by the coding sequence ATGAGTCAAAGCGATATCCGGTCAGTCAGGGCACTGGAAGTGCTCGATTCCCGCGGAAACCCGACGGTACGGGTCTTCGTAACCCTTCAGGACGGTACGAAAGTGAGCGCGTCGGTTCCCTCCGGCGCCAGTACGGGCGAATACGAGGCGGTGGAGCTTCGTGACGGGGACCCGAACCGCTACGGCGGAAAAGGGGTCCGCAAGGCGTGCGCCAACGTCAACGAGATCATCGCCCCCGAACTCATCGGCATCGACGCCACGGAGCAGGCGATGATCGACCGGCTGATGATCGAACTCGACGGAACGGAGAACAAGGCACGGTTGGGGGCCAATGCCATTCTGGGTGTCTCCATGGCCGTGGCGCGGGCGGCGGCCCAAAGCCACGGGGTGGAGCTCTACCGCTATCTGGGCGGTGCGGAAGCAAGACGCCTGCCGGTTCCCTGCATGAACATTCTCAACGGCGGGGAGCATGCCGACAACAGCGTTGATTTCCAGGAGTTCATGGCGGTGCCCCTGGGAGCCCCCTCCTTTTCGGAGGGGCTGCGGTACGTGGCCGAAACCTTCCATACCCTCAAAAAGATTCTCGAAAGCAAAGGGTACGCCACCTCCGTCGGTGACGAAGGGGGCTTCGCGCCCAACCTGGGGAGCAACGAAGAGGCGATCGAACTAATTCTCGAAGCGGTGGAAAAGGCCGGCTACGTTCCGGGGGAAGATATCGCCATCGCCATCGACAGCGCCGCCACCTCCTTTTCGACCGACAAGAAGGGGCACTACAACCTCAAATGGTCCGGCGGCGGCGAAATGACCAGCGACGACCTGATCGCCCTGGCCGAAAAGTGGGTCGCCAAATATCCCATCGTCCTCTGGGAGGACCCCCTTGCCGAGGAGGATTGGGAAGGGTTCGCCAAATTCACCAAAGCCCTGGGCGACAAGATCGAGGTGGTGGGCGACGACATTTTTGTCACCAACACCAAATTCATCCGACGGGGCATCGAGGAGCATACGGCCAACGCGTCGCTCATCAAGCTCAACCAGATCGGCAGCGTCACCGAAACGGTCGACGCCGTCACACTCTGCCTGGAGCACGGCTGGCGGGCCTTCCTCTCCCACCGCTCCGGCGAAACGGCCGACACCTTCCTGGCCGACTTCGCCGTCGCTATGGGAAGCGGGCATCTCAAAAGCGGCAGCGCCAGCCGCAGCGAACGGCTGGCCAAATACAACCGTCTCCTCGAAATCGAGGATGATCTCCAATCCAACGCGAAGTATTACTGGAAATGA
- a CDS encoding Crp/Fnr family transcriptional regulator, which produces MSTTAYLSRLEHTPLFGDLPREILKKMVSACHVSHWKKGQVIDNDEGTLFLNIIVRGRVKMSQTDLKTGRNITLFILAEGDVFDVLSLLDGQPHLSLFTAQDDVILLRVPMEKAREWLRDYPRFNARFLPYIGRQMRHLEHLSESLVFDDTLTRLAKLILHHTDTENGEPEGHPVRLINDLPHEVLAELIGTVRTVVTTQLRKLKEEEIVLRKEGRIVVTKLEALKKKYAF; this is translated from the coding sequence ATGAGTACGACGGCCTATCTGTCAAGACTTGAACACACACCGCTTTTCGGTGATCTGCCCCGGGAGATTCTGAAAAAAATGGTTTCGGCATGCCACGTCAGCCACTGGAAAAAAGGTCAGGTGATCGACAACGACGAAGGAACGCTCTTTCTCAACATCATCGTCCGGGGGCGTGTCAAAATGAGCCAGACCGATCTCAAAACGGGGCGAAACATTACCCTCTTCATTCTGGCGGAAGGGGATGTTTTCGATGTTCTGTCGCTGCTGGATGGCCAACCCCATCTTTCACTCTTTACGGCACAGGACGACGTTATCCTGCTGCGGGTGCCGATGGAGAAAGCACGGGAGTGGCTCAGGGACTATCCCCGATTCAATGCCCGGTTTCTTCCCTATATCGGCCGGCAGATGCGCCATCTGGAGCATCTGAGCGAGAGTCTCGTCTTCGATGATACCCTGACCCGTCTCGCGAAACTGATTCTGCACCATACCGATACCGAAAACGGCGAACCGGAGGGGCATCCCGTCCGTCTCATCAACGACCTTCCCCATGAAGTCCTTGCCGAACTCATCGGAACCGTCCGTACGGTCGTAACCACTCAGCTGCGCAAGCTGAAAGAGGAGGAGATCGTCCTGCGCAAAGAGGGGCGCATTGTGGTGACGAAACTGGAAGCGTTGAAAAAAAAGTACGCCTTCTGA
- a CDS encoding ferritin-like domain-containing protein — protein sequence MARWNYKTIAYDTIDREKIANNDFLFKVITIASFIEITSDLYEKNLVTFYEGDEQIVPWLREVWEPEEIQHGKSLKKYVETVWPEFDWQSAYDGFREEYGKYCTIDEFQPTRAREMLARMVVETGTSTFYKGVEKYAEALGEPILAQIAHNISKDEVYHYDRFDEGFEKYNRREHLGRTDITKVIYARLKEASDEDIFIAHKYIVPGENFEDFKAQTKAFAKQYYPYKMAVKMLMYPLHLNKHVENATASTIQGALKVLGI from the coding sequence ATGGCCCGGTGGAATTACAAAACCATAGCGTACGACACGATCGATCGGGAGAAGATCGCAAACAACGACTTCCTTTTCAAAGTCATCACCATCGCTTCCTTCATCGAGATCACGTCCGATCTCTATGAAAAGAACCTGGTCACCTTCTACGAGGGAGACGAACAGATCGTTCCCTGGCTGCGGGAGGTCTGGGAGCCTGAGGAGATCCAGCACGGCAAATCTCTCAAAAAGTATGTCGAAACGGTCTGGCCCGAATTCGACTGGCAGTCGGCCTACGACGGTTTCCGGGAAGAGTACGGCAAATACTGCACCATCGACGAATTTCAGCCGACCCGCGCCAGGGAGATGCTGGCCCGCATGGTGGTGGAGACCGGCACCTCCACCTTCTACAAGGGGGTCGAAAAGTATGCCGAAGCGCTTGGCGAACCGATCCTCGCGCAGATCGCCCACAACATCTCCAAGGACGAAGTCTACCACTACGACCGTTTCGACGAAGGGTTTGAAAAGTACAACCGCAGGGAACATCTGGGGCGCACCGACATCACAAAGGTGATCTACGCGCGCCTCAAAGAGGCCAGTGACGAAGACATCTTCATCGCCCACAAATATATCGTGCCCGGGGAGAATTTCGAAGATTTCAAGGCCCAGACCAAAGCGTTCGCCAAGCAGTACTACCCCTACAAGATGGCGGTGAAGATGCTCATGTACCCCCTCCATCTCAACAAACATGTCGAAAACGCCACCGCTTCCACGATCCAGGGGGCACTCAAAGTCCTCGGGATCTGA
- a CDS encoding VTT domain-containing protein yields MLETLARLLVDFADALGYVGVYFYMLLVGTFIPVPSEILLIPSGYLASTGQKSFALLLLAGALGSLSGALINYFLARALVRRFLGHKPVIRKTAYFFKRHGKISVFLAPLTPGLGQYISIPAGLAHIPLRNFIPLTFAANLIWVGFMLLIGYIFGNGAAAEKRAAWFSLILLGFVILSVTVYVWREIRKEGEKAGR; encoded by the coding sequence ATGCTCGAAACCCTGGCCCGGCTTCTGGTCGATTTCGCCGATGCCCTCGGCTATGTCGGCGTCTATTTTTACATGCTGCTGGTAGGCACCTTCATCCCCGTGCCCAGTGAGATCCTGCTCATTCCTTCGGGCTACCTGGCTTCCACGGGCCAGAAAAGCTTCGCCCTGCTCCTGCTCGCCGGAGCACTGGGAAGCCTCAGCGGCGCACTGATCAACTACTTTCTGGCCCGTGCCCTGGTCCGCCGCTTTCTGGGCCACAAGCCCGTCATCAGGAAGACCGCCTACTTCTTCAAACGCCACGGGAAGATCTCCGTCTTCCTCGCTCCGCTGACGCCGGGGCTGGGGCAGTACATCTCCATCCCCGCCGGTCTGGCCCATATACCATTGAGAAATTTCATCCCCCTCACCTTCGCCGCCAACCTCATATGGGTCGGCTTCATGCTTCTCATCGGATACATCTTCGGCAACGGTGCGGCGGCCGAAAAGCGGGCGGCCTGGTTTTCGTTGATTCTGCTGGGGTTCGTCATCCTCAGCGTGACGGTTTATGTCTGGCGTGAGATTAGAAAGGAGGGTGAGAAGGCAGGAAGGTGA
- a CDS encoding RNA methyltransferase produces the protein MEIIRLDRLDLPELVPYKTLRGNLFDATGGFVADSPRVVGQLLESGLTFYSLLCTPDYFEKERRRIEAAGVPRVYLGERRLLETIVGHTVHHSVMAHLKRPESVPLEALPERIVMLARLNNMENVGAIARNAAALGVGGYVVPAAGPHPYGRRAVRVSTGHVTRLKVHLYDDPLETMARLRKMGYALLAAEASSEAVPLAEFGPVPKRWVLILGNEEEGVPEAMLSHCDAVLRIEMEPGVKSFNVATAGAIVMYRLRNL, from the coding sequence ATGGAAATCATTCGACTCGACCGGCTCGACTTGCCGGAACTGGTTCCCTACAAAACGCTGCGGGGTAATCTTTTCGATGCGACGGGCGGTTTTGTCGCCGATTCACCCCGGGTAGTGGGGCAGCTGCTCGAAAGCGGCCTGACATTCTACAGCCTCCTCTGTACGCCGGACTACTTCGAAAAGGAGCGGCGGCGGATCGAGGCGGCGGGGGTGCCGAGGGTCTACCTGGGCGAAAGGAGGCTGCTGGAGACGATTGTGGGGCATACCGTCCACCACAGTGTCATGGCCCATCTGAAGCGGCCCGAGAGCGTGCCGCTGGAGGCGCTGCCGGAGAGGATCGTCATGCTGGCCAGGCTCAACAATATGGAGAATGTGGGCGCCATCGCCCGCAATGCCGCCGCACTGGGGGTGGGCGGCTACGTGGTTCCGGCCGCCGGCCCGCACCCCTACGGGCGCAGGGCGGTGCGGGTGAGCACGGGCCATGTCACCCGCCTGAAGGTCCACCTCTACGACGACCCCCTGGAGACGATGGCGCGGCTGCGAAAGATGGGTTACGCACTGCTGGCCGCCGAAGCGTCGTCCGAAGCCGTTCCGCTCGCGGAGTTCGGCCCGGTGCCGAAGCGGTGGGTTCTGATTCTCGGCAACGAAGAGGAGGGGGTGCCGGAAGCGATGCTGTCGCACTGCGACGCCGTTTTGCGCATCGAAATGGAACCGGGTGTCAAGAGCTTCAATGTCGCCACGGCCGGGGCGATCGTCATGTACCGCTTGCGCAATTTATAA
- a CDS encoding TIGR00341 family protein: MKIEEESEVFFLYDHAIDPESVEETLSQLTEWTKRRITPHIFKKRKSSYPDGAVLFVMVPDGDFLAWVPHIRNRAVTIVILPYDSNPRLQEEFALPPSLPKLLETLEAENLYLTDRFLTCNENPVLGLVRVGESEWVEEEATRANRDIFRRFGELFTLRLRPVEITTAKEQQVKTAALLVEAGRESLLARERPHFFKAEENQCRRSTALVYAPQSIVETLKLRLLHARLKQTPAERLPKGIGTLKSEKLTLRAADEKPLTLFFNGKESRADGVKIESVAMAASIVTAEQGCAPADEKESIRIQNLPTESDAVAFFTKKTLPFIPVASESAFAELFTKLRDSALMSRAYLILLVVSVLMATTGLFQNSSPTIIGAMILAPLMAPIIAFAMGAIRFDGALMLRSLKTVSFSVLIALTASAFLAWALPFTHVTEQIAMRTHPTLLDLAVAVLAGIAAAYGYANSKVGESLAGVAIAVALVPPLSVAGIGIGWESWSLFANAFLLFLANIVGIVFASGIMFYLLGFASRKYASAAFFVKLLMLAVIAVPLWLSTRTLVVEEKIFDTFKSIESRPSPVPGLTIHLRKVEKRGDGYYATVSVIAPAGLKESDRRAVAAYLKKRVGKGVHLLFTYTIRY; the protein is encoded by the coding sequence TTGAAAATCGAAGAAGAGAGCGAAGTTTTCTTTCTCTATGACCATGCCATCGACCCGGAGAGTGTAGAGGAAACACTCTCGCAGCTCACTGAATGGACGAAGCGCCGGATCACGCCGCACATCTTCAAAAAGAGGAAAAGCAGCTACCCCGACGGGGCCGTACTCTTCGTGATGGTTCCCGACGGCGACTTTCTCGCCTGGGTCCCCCATATCCGCAACAGAGCCGTTACCATCGTCATTCTCCCCTACGACTCGAACCCGCGGCTTCAGGAAGAGTTCGCCCTTCCCCCTTCCCTCCCGAAACTTCTGGAGACGCTGGAAGCAGAAAATCTTTACCTGACCGACCGTTTTCTCACCTGCAACGAAAATCCGGTACTCGGCCTCGTACGTGTCGGGGAGAGCGAATGGGTGGAAGAGGAGGCCACAAGGGCAAACCGGGACATCTTCCGCCGTTTCGGGGAGCTTTTCACGCTTCGGCTGCGGCCCGTGGAGATCACGACGGCGAAAGAGCAGCAGGTCAAAACGGCCGCCCTGCTGGTCGAAGCGGGCCGGGAGTCGCTGCTGGCCAGAGAACGCCCCCACTTTTTCAAAGCGGAGGAGAACCAGTGCCGGCGCAGCACCGCCCTTGTCTACGCCCCCCAAAGCATCGTCGAAACCCTCAAACTCCGGCTGCTGCACGCCCGCCTCAAACAGACCCCGGCAGAGAGGCTTCCCAAAGGTATCGGGACACTCAAATCGGAAAAACTCACCCTCCGTGCCGCCGACGAAAAACCCCTGACCCTCTTTTTCAACGGCAAGGAGAGCCGTGCAGACGGTGTAAAGATCGAGAGTGTGGCGATGGCCGCTTCCATCGTCACGGCCGAGCAGGGGTGCGCCCCCGCCGACGAGAAGGAGAGCATCCGCATCCAGAATCTGCCCACCGAGAGCGACGCCGTCGCATTCTTCACCAAAAAGACCCTCCCCTTTATTCCCGTCGCCTCGGAGAGCGCATTCGCCGAACTCTTCACCAAACTCAGGGACTCGGCCCTCATGAGCAGGGCCTACCTCATTCTGCTGGTCGTCAGTGTTCTGATGGCCACAACCGGCCTTTTCCAGAACTCCTCCCCCACCATCATCGGAGCCATGATCCTGGCGCCCCTGATGGCGCCGATCATCGCCTTCGCCATGGGGGCGATCCGCTTCGACGGCGCCCTGATGCTGCGCAGCCTCAAAACGGTCTCCTTCTCCGTGCTCATCGCCCTCACCGCCTCCGCTTTCCTGGCATGGGCGCTTCCCTTCACCCATGTGACCGAACAGATCGCCATGCGCACCCACCCCACCCTTCTGGACCTGGCGGTGGCGGTTCTCGCCGGCATCGCGGCAGCCTACGGGTACGCCAACTCCAAAGTGGGCGAAAGCCTGGCGGGGGTCGCCATCGCCGTCGCACTGGTCCCGCCGCTTTCGGTCGCCGGCATCGGCATCGGCTGGGAATCCTGGAGCCTCTTTGCCAACGCCTTCCTCCTCTTTCTGGCCAACATCGTCGGCATCGTCTTCGCCTCGGGCATCATGTTCTATCTGCTCGGTTTTGCCTCCCGGAAGTACGCCTCCGCCGCCTTCTTCGTCAAACTGCTGATGCTTGCGGTCATCGCCGTGCCCCTCTGGCTCTCGACCAGAACCCTGGTGGTGGAGGAAAAGATCTTCGACACTTTCAAAAGCATCGAAAGCCGCCCCTCGCCGGTACCCGGCCTCACCATCCACCTCCGGAAGGTCGAAAAGAGGGGTGACGGCTACTATGCGACGGTCTCCGTCATCGCCCCCGCAGGCCTGAAGGAGAGCGATCGCCGGGCGGTCGCGGCCTATTTGAAAAAGAGAGTGGGCAAAGGTGTGCATCTGCTCTTTACCTACACCATCCGATACTGA
- a CDS encoding Nramp family divalent metal transporter, whose protein sequence is MPNLRERIRADIAKNRQRIRELGPGLITGGAGDDPAGIVTYTMVGAATGFSQLWLLLLSTPMMIAIQNIVARIAIVTGKSLPEITNAFYSKKLTILMSAVLATANILTIGADLNGIAAILHIATGFPTVYFLIPVTALIAGLITFGKYRTVKRVLIWLTAVLGVYIVSAILAKPPLLTLLRDTFVPQFQTSAAWVIAALGLMGTTISPYLLFWQASEEREEKKSVVQADEVGFDTVVGMAWSNLLAYAMIVAGAAMLYGTHADIQDVSTLAQTLEPAAGKYAFALFSLGILVAGFLAVPVLAGSTAYAVADTFGWREGMDYRVSDAKGFYIVFVGSLIVGDAIDMMPQLSVVDALYYSQVLDGMLIPVLIGIALMVGRNRAVMGEFTITRFENLFALLAMAVTLALSGVMIYQWLQ, encoded by the coding sequence TTGCCTAACCTGAGAGAGCGAATCCGCGCCGACATCGCCAAAAACCGGCAGCGCATCAGAGAGCTCGGCCCCGGCCTCATCACCGGCGGGGCGGGCGACGACCCCGCCGGCATCGTCACCTACACGATGGTGGGGGCGGCCACCGGCTTTTCCCAGCTTTGGCTCCTGCTCCTCTCGACTCCCATGATGATCGCCATTCAGAATATCGTCGCCCGCATCGCCATCGTCACCGGCAAGAGCCTGCCGGAGATCACCAACGCCTTCTATTCGAAAAAACTGACGATTCTGATGAGCGCGGTACTGGCAACCGCCAACATCCTCACCATCGGCGCCGACCTCAACGGCATCGCCGCCATTCTCCACATCGCCACCGGCTTTCCGACGGTCTATTTTCTCATCCCCGTCACAGCCCTCATCGCCGGCCTCATCACCTTCGGCAAATACCGGACCGTCAAACGGGTCCTCATCTGGCTGACGGCGGTTCTGGGGGTCTACATCGTCTCGGCCATCCTCGCCAAACCGCCGCTTCTGACCCTGCTGCGGGACACCTTCGTGCCCCAGTTCCAGACCTCCGCCGCCTGGGTCATAGCCGCCCTTGGGCTGATGGGGACCACCATCTCCCCCTATCTGCTCTTCTGGCAGGCTTCGGAAGAGCGGGAGGAGAAAAAGAGTGTCGTCCAGGCGGACGAAGTGGGATTCGACACGGTCGTCGGCATGGCATGGTCCAACCTTCTCGCCTATGCCATGATCGTCGCAGGCGCGGCGATGCTCTACGGTACCCATGCCGACATCCAGGATGTTTCCACCCTCGCCCAGACACTCGAACCGGCAGCGGGCAAATACGCTTTCGCCCTCTTCTCCCTCGGCATTCTGGTCGCGGGTTTCCTGGCGGTGCCGGTCCTGGCGGGCTCCACCGCCTACGCCGTGGCCGACACCTTCGGCTGGCGCGAGGGGATGGACTACAGGGTCAGCGACGCCAAAGGCTTCTACATCGTTTTCGTCGGCTCCCTCATCGTCGGCGACGCCATCGACATGATGCCGCAGCTTTCCGTCGTAGACGCCCTCTACTACTCCCAGGTCCTCGACGGCATGCTCATTCCCGTGCTTATCGGCATCGCCCTCATGGTCGGGCGAAACCGGGCGGTTATGGGTGAGTTTACGATTACCCGTTTCGAAAACCTCTTCGCCCTCCTGGCGATGGCGGTCACCCTCGCACTGAGCGGGGTCATGATCTACCAGTGGTTGCAATAG